From one Candidatus Aegiribacteria sp. genomic stretch:
- a CDS encoding PHP domain-containing protein → MFLIDMHVHTDDSPDADIPAGELVVRGMEINLAGIGFVAHVDLNPEDHCYGGFEESIYNQSINLARKKSGRGLLVLKGIEVGEPHIYEEKVKSIVDYSSYDFITGALHSLQGIGMVLGKEVYAGADPLEIVEQYYIETLQMVEEADMDILAHMGLFRRGLALAGLKHDINELKLWPDTIRRILETIIDRNIALELNTSGLRRKENITYPTPLILDLYHRIGGELITTGSDTHREPHVFFGLEKGKKLLEETGFKGSYFYRNRKPGRIPESENLFPL, encoded by the coding sequence TTGTTTTTGATTGACATGCATGTACATACGGATGATTCACCCGATGCCGATATACCCGCAGGTGAATTGGTCGTACGGGGGATGGAAATAAATCTTGCCGGAATCGGGTTTGTTGCTCATGTTGATCTTAATCCGGAGGATCACTGTTATGGAGGATTTGAAGAAAGTATTTACAATCAATCCATAAATCTTGCCAGGAAGAAATCCGGCAGAGGACTGCTTGTTCTGAAAGGAATAGAAGTAGGGGAGCCCCATATTTACGAGGAAAAGGTTAAGAGCATTGTTGATTATTCCAGTTATGATTTCATAACAGGAGCGCTCCATTCACTGCAGGGAATCGGTATGGTTCTGGGCAAAGAGGTCTATGCGGGCGCAGACCCTCTTGAAATCGTTGAGCAGTACTATATTGAAACGCTGCAGATGGTTGAAGAAGCAGATATGGATATACTTGCGCATATGGGTCTTTTCAGAAGAGGGCTGGCGCTGGCCGGTCTGAAGCATGATATCAACGAACTGAAGCTGTGGCCCGATACAATACGACGTATTCTCGAGACCATTATAGACAGGAATATCGCGCTTGAATTGAACACATCCGGTCTGCGCCGGAAGGAAAATATCACATACCCTACACCACTAATCCTCGATCTCTATCACAGGATTGGCGGAGAACTTATTACCACCGGGTCAGATACTCATAGGGAGCCGCATGTTTTCTTCGGTCTTGAAAAAGGAAAGAAGCTTCTAGAAGAAACCGGATTCAAAGGAAGCTACTTCTACAGGAACAGAAAACCGGGAAGGATTCCTGAGTCAGAGAATTTATTCCCGTTGTAA
- a CDS encoding V-type ATP synthase subunit D → MAIKVRATRMELLQLRKKIALARRGHKLLKDKLDELMRQFKILIKEYEGARSKLEKELSIAYGEFLFARAAMTEPGLLDALRYPGAAAKVQTSKRKIMNLILPVFEVSIEGNVRNYGIFDTPAELDEALEVYKRILPHIVKLAEQEKAISLLAREIDTTRRRVNALEYKLIPELEEAIRSVRLKLDEMERGNLTRLMKVKEMVEEKREKNRA, encoded by the coding sequence ATGGCGATAAAGGTTCGAGCCACAAGGATGGAGCTTCTTCAGCTCCGGAAAAAAATTGCTCTGGCCAGGAGGGGTCATAAACTTCTGAAGGACAAACTCGACGAACTTATGCGCCAGTTCAAAATATTGATAAAGGAATATGAAGGAGCAAGGAGCAAGCTTGAAAAGGAACTCAGTATTGCTTACGGCGAGTTCCTCTTCGCGAGAGCCGCGATGACGGAACCGGGTCTTCTCGATGCTCTTAGATATCCCGGAGCGGCAGCGAAGGTGCAGACCTCCAAGAGGAAGATCATGAACCTGATTCTTCCCGTATTTGAGGTCTCCATAGAGGGGAATGTTCGTAATTACGGAATATTTGACACACCAGCGGAGCTTGATGAAGCTCTGGAAGTTTACAAAAGAATACTGCCCCATATCGTGAAACTGGCGGAACAGGAAAAGGCTATCAGTCTTCTTGCAAGAGAAATTGATACAACCAGGAGGAGGGTAAACGCTCTTGAGTACAAGCTGATTCCTGAACTTGAAGAAGCTATAAGATCTGTCAGATTGAAGCTGGACGAAATGGAGCGCGGAAACCTTACAAGGCTTATGAAGGTTAAGGAAATGGTGGAGGAAAAACGGGAGAAAAACCGCGCCTGA
- a CDS encoding polymer-forming cytoskeletal protein, whose product MQKKEYSSTMDSILGPGSICKGSLKVDGGLRIDGAVEGEVTVSGTLTVGREGIISGDVSVSQAIVGGTIRGTVRAEQQLELQSGSRLEGDIFTRSLVIEDGVFFEGSCKMSRGNESES is encoded by the coding sequence ATGCAGAAAAAGGAATATTCCTCCACCATGGATTCCATTCTTGGACCCGGCAGTATTTGTAAAGGTTCATTGAAAGTAGATGGAGGTCTCAGAATAGATGGTGCAGTGGAAGGAGAAGTCACCGTATCCGGTACCCTGACCGTTGGCCGGGAAGGAATAATATCAGGTGATGTATCGGTGAGCCAGGCAATTGTCGGAGGAACAATACGGGGAACGGTTAGAGCTGAACAACAGCTTGAGCTTCAAAGCGGATCCAGACTTGAGGGAGACATATTTACCCGATCTCTTGTTATTGAGGATGGCGTCTTCTTCGAGGGCAGTTGCAAAATGAGTCGTGGCAACGAGTCAGAGTCTTAA
- the elbB gene encoding isoprenoid biosynthesis glyoxalase ElbB, which translates to MKRKVAFVLSGSGVKDGTEIHEAVSALIALDRAGYDIIFTAPDIEQTASVDHYAEKPERETRNALVEAARIARGNIKPLADLSPDEYDAVVFPGGFGAALTLCSFARDGAECSVNQEVRKLINEAMKDGKPIAAMCIAPVILARVIPGARLTIGSHPETADAINVMGAVHVNCPVNDSVVDIERKIVTTPAYMLASGPAEVFEGAVSMVEKLGELF; encoded by the coding sequence ATGAAAAGAAAAGTGGCATTTGTACTCAGCGGTAGTGGTGTAAAGGACGGCACGGAGATTCATGAAGCTGTTTCCGCTCTTATCGCTCTTGACAGAGCGGGTTACGACATAATCTTCACCGCTCCGGATATAGAGCAGACAGCTTCTGTTGATCACTATGCAGAAAAGCCGGAACGTGAAACCAGAAATGCTCTTGTGGAAGCAGCAAGAATAGCCAGGGGGAATATTAAACCTCTTGCAGACCTCTCGCCTGATGAATACGATGCCGTTGTTTTCCCAGGAGGTTTCGGTGCGGCTCTGACGCTTTGCTCATTCGCACGGGATGGGGCTGAATGCTCCGTTAATCAGGAAGTCAGAAAGCTGATCAATGAAGCAATGAAAGACGGAAAACCGATTGCGGCAATGTGCATCGCTCCTGTAATCCTCGCAAGAGTAATTCCGGGTGCAAGACTGACTATCGGTTCTCATCCTGAAACTGCTGATGCCATTAATGTAATGGGAGCCGTTCATGTGAATTGTCCTGTCAACGACTCCGTTGTGGATATTGAAAGAAAAATTGTCACTACTCCTGCATATATGCTCGCGAGCGGTCCCGCTGAGGTCTTCGAGGGCGCTGTAAGTATGGTTGAAAAACTCGGGGAGCTTTTCTGA
- a CDS encoding lamin tail domain-containing protein, whose translation MKLVFVLCLLVSALAFSQADHLLLTEICDTPTDGEFVEIYNPTVSTIPLSLVHLTDLYGDSSCVDDFYPQIALGPISYQSSYDFLVQFPLGDVIAPGEVIVIAMSGLAFETEYGVQADYDIRSTGGGATPMVVPTNGFAGSSAGFTNSGETITMFLFDDASDSGDLCYDIDYAVWGDDAGEFVDKSYITINTASYLNDTPEASQDAIYYTGHAYGMTFQRVDMYEGTETLTGGNGLTGHDETSENLSVTWLEGEPTPGFLYTALERETWGSIKSTF comes from the coding sequence ATGAAGCTTGTTTTTGTTCTTTGTCTTCTTGTGTCCGCACTGGCTTTCTCTCAAGCTGATCACCTTCTTCTTACTGAAATATGTGATACTCCCACTGACGGAGAGTTCGTTGAGATCTACAACCCTACCGTATCAACAATCCCTCTGTCACTCGTGCATCTTACAGATCTTTATGGTGACAGTTCCTGTGTCGACGATTTCTATCCTCAAATTGCTCTGGGACCGATTTCATATCAGAGTTCTTATGATTTCCTTGTGCAGTTCCCTTTGGGTGACGTAATCGCCCCCGGGGAAGTAATCGTTATCGCCATGAGCGGGTTAGCATTTGAAACGGAGTATGGTGTCCAGGCCGATTACGACATCAGAAGCACAGGCGGTGGCGCAACTCCCATGGTTGTACCGACTAACGGTTTTGCCGGTTCATCCGCAGGTTTTACAAACTCTGGCGAGACTATTACTATGTTCTTGTTCGATGATGCTTCCGACAGTGGCGACCTCTGCTACGATATCGATTACGCTGTATGGGGAGACGATGCCGGTGAATTCGTTGACAAAAGTTATATCACGATCAACACTGCCTCATATCTCAATGACACTCCTGAAGCAAGCCAGGATGCCATTTACTATACAGGGCACGCTTATGGAATGACTTTCCAGAGGGTGGATATGTACGAGGGAACCGAAACCCTTACTGGCGGAAACGGTTTAACCGGCCATGATGAGACCAGTGAAAACCTTAGCGTGACATGGCTTGAAGGGGAGCCGACTCCCGGTTTTCTCTACACAGCCCTCGAACGCGAAACCTGGGGATCGATAAAGTCAACTTTCTGA
- a CDS encoding V-type ATPase subunit encodes MPDSFIYANGRISGKENTLLDERMWQMLISAQNEEEVLRFLGDTWYGGFMQHHSLEGCFINAMEVTEEELVELSEDDRLTRGLLHRRDVRNARYIWKNQLTVQRTPGEIEIERPGLIPVDILEKAVHNASAREELPGLFRETLEELLETEGISGPDLDRSMDNLAAEVEYEELPRISSGFRTFVMTGLEQKNFLTAGRCKLAGSSKQNVQELLLLGGYHSGEEIAEAYQRNTLPMLIAETPGFDEPARAFAEALDSGSFFAFEKECDRQLLELLEKGAFPVFGPSPLAAFVIRREMEIKHLKLLVAAKIAGVDSSRLQKRLPRG; translated from the coding sequence ATGCCGGATAGCTTCATATATGCCAACGGAAGAATAAGCGGCAAGGAAAATACATTGCTGGACGAACGAATGTGGCAGATGCTCATATCCGCGCAGAATGAAGAAGAAGTGCTTCGATTTCTTGGAGACACCTGGTATGGAGGCTTCATGCAGCATCATAGCCTTGAAGGCTGCTTCATCAATGCAATGGAGGTTACAGAGGAAGAACTTGTAGAGCTTTCGGAAGACGATAGACTGACCAGAGGGCTTCTTCACAGAAGAGACGTCAGAAATGCCAGATATATATGGAAGAATCAGCTTACCGTTCAGAGAACTCCAGGGGAAATCGAAATTGAACGACCTGGGCTGATACCTGTGGATATACTGGAAAAGGCGGTACACAACGCTTCCGCAAGGGAAGAGCTGCCGGGTCTTTTCAGAGAAACTCTGGAGGAGCTTCTTGAAACGGAAGGGATCAGTGGCCCCGATCTGGATCGTTCAATGGATAATCTTGCGGCAGAGGTTGAATATGAAGAACTTCCCCGCATAAGCTCCGGGTTCAGGACGTTTGTAATGACAGGACTTGAGCAGAAGAATTTCCTTACCGCCGGTCGATGCAAGCTTGCAGGATCTTCAAAACAGAATGTTCAGGAATTGCTGCTTCTGGGCGGATACCATTCAGGAGAGGAAATTGCCGAAGCATATCAGAGGAATACACTTCCCATGCTCATAGCGGAGACTCCCGGTTTTGATGAACCTGCCAGGGCTTTCGCAGAAGCTCTTGATTCCGGTTCTTTCTTCGCTTTTGAAAAAGAGTGCGATAGACAGCTTCTGGAGCTACTTGAAAAAGGGGCTTTCCCTGTTTTCGGCCCATCCCCGCTGGCAGCATTTGTTATCAGAAGGGAGATGGAAATCAAACATCTCAAGCTTCTGGTCGCAGCGAAAATCGCCGGGGTTGATTCGAGCAGGCTTCAGAAACGCCTGCCAAGGGGATAG
- a CDS encoding V-type ATP synthase subunit E, whose translation MSLEAILSKIEADAEKEANIIRGEAEREREKEKEKQAGEIEEKRRKNLDRINTKVQDMQKRKEYHVQRESVRKLMNTRRALMDEAIRKAVENLSSESTESYLEMIASLLDNCDIEGEIEVLISSVDESRITAKFLKKHSTDSRKYVLSDSRHKETGGIILRAGRISQNGTFPMIAELIHEKLVMELSQIIPLEMD comes from the coding sequence ATGTCTCTCGAAGCAATCCTTTCAAAAATAGAGGCAGACGCGGAAAAGGAAGCGAATATCATCCGCGGGGAAGCGGAAAGAGAAAGAGAGAAAGAAAAAGAAAAACAGGCCGGAGAGATAGAAGAAAAGCGCAGGAAAAATCTGGACAGGATAAATACAAAGGTTCAGGATATGCAGAAGCGAAAGGAATACCACGTTCAAAGGGAATCAGTCAGAAAACTGATGAATACCCGGAGAGCTCTTATGGATGAAGCAATCCGAAAGGCTGTTGAGAACCTGTCATCAGAAAGCACCGAGAGTTACCTTGAAATGATAGCATCGCTTCTTGACAACTGTGATATTGAAGGAGAAATTGAAGTTCTGATTTCTTCTGTGGATGAATCACGAATTACAGCGAAGTTCCTGAAGAAACATTCCACGGATTCAAGGAAATATGTCCTATCGGATAGCAGGCATAAAGAAACAGGCGGCATCATCTTACGTGCTGGCAGGATAAGCCAGAACGGTACTTTCCCGATGATAGCGGAACTGATTCATGAAAAGCTTGTAATGGAGCTTTCTCAGATTATACCTCTGGAGATGGATTGA
- a CDS encoding asparaginase, with protein sequence MSDQIESAVREIALVSTGGTIEMTTGSRGLVIADDINQRLLDGDVIPANVRVTQIKFSSIPSPHMTPGMIRELCIKLEELASGGKFDGIVVTHGTDTLEESAFLADVYLKEQIPVVFTAAMRSNAEMGVDGPRNLRGALLVAANTEVHKLGVTVVLNDEIHAAGRVTKTYTSNVSSFASPGYGPLGFVDQDRILLQRMPLWRLHLPPGELEMNRSIGLVRIASGFGAREIRFSTDCKDSGLVIEAFGRGNVPVDVASAVEYAVSKGTIVCVSSRCYVGRVLGVYDYSGGGADLEQKGAIFAGDMQGHKLRLLLMACISMKMNRQEIRELLKVL encoded by the coding sequence ATGTCTGACCAAATCGAATCTGCTGTCAGAGAAATAGCTCTTGTTTCTACCGGTGGCACAATCGAGATGACGACCGGAAGCAGAGGGCTGGTTATTGCTGATGATATTAATCAACGTCTGCTTGATGGAGATGTTATTCCGGCCAATGTCAGAGTTACGCAAATCAAATTCAGCAGCATTCCCAGTCCTCATATGACACCGGGCATGATAAGAGAACTCTGTATCAAGCTTGAAGAGCTTGCATCCGGTGGAAAATTTGACGGAATTGTAGTGACTCACGGGACAGATACATTGGAAGAAAGCGCTTTTCTTGCGGATGTATACCTTAAGGAACAGATACCTGTTGTCTTTACAGCGGCAATGCGAAGTAATGCCGAGATGGGAGTTGATGGGCCGAGAAACCTGAGAGGAGCTCTGCTTGTTGCTGCAAATACTGAAGTTCATAAGTTGGGAGTTACAGTAGTTCTTAATGATGAGATTCACGCTGCAGGAAGAGTCACCAAGACTTATACGAGTAACGTAAGCAGCTTTGCTTCACCTGGTTATGGGCCGTTAGGCTTTGTTGACCAGGATAGGATTCTTCTGCAGCGAATGCCCTTATGGAGACTTCATCTGCCGCCTGGAGAGCTTGAAATGAACAGAAGCATAGGACTTGTCAGAATTGCATCAGGTTTTGGAGCAAGAGAAATCAGATTCAGTACGGACTGTAAAGACAGCGGGCTGGTAATAGAGGCGTTCGGGAGGGGTAATGTTCCGGTAGATGTTGCTTCTGCCGTTGAATATGCGGTAAGTAAAGGAACAATTGTCTGTGTATCAAGCAGATGTTACGTTGGAAGAGTACTTGGTGTTTACGATTATTCAGGAGGAGGAGCAGACCTGGAGCAGAAAGGCGCAATATTTGCGGGAGATATGCAGGGTCACAAGCTGAGATTACTGCTTATGGCATGTATTAGCATGAAGATGAACAGGCAGGAGATCAGAGAACTGCTTAAGGTGCTCTGA
- a CDS encoding V-type ATP synthase subunit F, with product MPHGEIAFLGDADSVLGFRALGVETIVPDDADDARKQFERLVKHKTSVIMITEKMMDYLQEQMEEVMHMAIPAVVVLPGITGTLKRGEDTIRELIIRAVGVDLMSDEQK from the coding sequence ATGCCGCATGGCGAGATAGCCTTTCTTGGAGACGCTGACAGCGTACTTGGTTTCAGGGCTCTGGGAGTCGAAACTATCGTCCCGGATGACGCTGATGACGCGAGGAAACAATTCGAAAGATTAGTGAAGCATAAAACTTCGGTTATCATGATTACCGAGAAAATGATGGATTATCTGCAGGAACAGATGGAAGAAGTTATGCATATGGCCATTCCGGCTGTAGTGGTTCTTCCGGGTATAACAGGAACGCTGAAACGTGGCGAGGATACAATCAGAGAACTCATAATAAGGGCTGTTGGAGTGGATTTGATGTCAGATGAACAGAAGTAA
- a CDS encoding V-type ATP synthase subunit K, whose amino-acid sequence MGIALACALAGIGSAVGVGIAAQASTGVMSVDPGKFGKLLLLSALPGTQGIYGFVIAFLLLGKMPLVTSMPVAWQVFTAGLPIALAGLFSGIHQGKVCAGGAMMTAKQPDDSAKSLILAVFVEFYAILGFLVSFLMLQGIGG is encoded by the coding sequence ATGGGAATAGCTCTTGCCTGCGCGCTCGCCGGGATCGGTTCGGCAGTTGGAGTAGGTATTGCGGCTCAAGCAAGTACGGGAGTTATGAGCGTTGATCCCGGCAAATTCGGGAAGCTGCTGCTTCTTTCAGCTCTGCCCGGAACACAGGGTATCTACGGTTTTGTTATCGCATTCCTGCTTCTCGGGAAAATGCCGCTGGTTACAAGCATGCCTGTTGCATGGCAGGTCTTCACGGCAGGTTTGCCGATAGCGCTTGCCGGTCTGTTTTCAGGAATTCATCAGGGAAAAGTCTGCGCTGGTGGAGCTATGATGACGGCGAAACAGCCTGATGATTCAGCAAAATCGCTCATTCTCGCGGTTTTTGTTGAATTCTACGCGATTCTTGGATTCCTTGTATCATTCCTCATGCTGCAGGGCATAGGAGGGTAA
- a CDS encoding V-type ATP synthase subunit B yields MIREYTTTVEISGPLMLVDSVEGVAYEELVEIELPNGEIRHGKVLEIDSRMALVQLFEGSSGTDISRSKVRFLGKQVELGVSEEMLGRVFDGQGRPRAPFDTAPPIVPEKMVNINGAPINPYARDYPAEFIQTGFSSIDGINTLVRGQKLPIFSGNGLPHSIVAAQIARQAHVCGGEESFAVVFAAMGITFEEADYFIRDFRSTGAMDRAVVFMNLADDPAIERISTPRMALTAAEYLAYEKDMHILVIMTDMTNYCDALREIAAARKEVPGRRGYPGYLYTDLASIYERAGRIKGRKGSITQIPILTMPEDDKTHPIPDLTGYITEGQLILSRELHKKGIYPPMDVMESLSRLKDKGIGEGKTRGDHADLFNQLMAAYSAGKDARELAVILGAAALSPLDQKYLKFAEEYEKRYISQGNHENRNIDETLDLGWELLKLLPREEMKRIDPKRLDKYWPASDRKKTEGS; encoded by the coding sequence ATGATCAGAGAATACACAACGACCGTTGAGATATCCGGCCCTCTGATGCTTGTTGACAGCGTTGAGGGTGTAGCTTACGAAGAACTGGTGGAAATAGAGCTTCCCAATGGAGAGATCCGTCACGGGAAAGTTCTCGAGATAGACAGCCGCATGGCTCTCGTACAGCTATTCGAAGGGAGCAGCGGTACGGATATCTCCAGAAGCAAGGTCCGCTTCCTCGGGAAGCAGGTAGAGCTTGGTGTTTCAGAGGAGATGCTCGGCAGAGTATTCGATGGACAGGGACGTCCAAGAGCTCCTTTTGATACAGCTCCTCCCATAGTTCCCGAAAAGATGGTGAACATAAACGGAGCTCCTATCAATCCTTACGCAAGGGATTATCCGGCCGAGTTCATTCAAACCGGTTTCAGTTCCATTGACGGAATCAATACGCTGGTGAGAGGGCAGAAGCTTCCGATATTCAGCGGTAACGGACTTCCGCATTCCATTGTTGCGGCTCAGATCGCACGTCAGGCCCATGTGTGTGGAGGTGAGGAAAGTTTTGCTGTGGTCTTCGCTGCGATGGGAATTACATTTGAGGAAGCCGATTACTTCATCCGTGATTTTCGTTCGACAGGAGCCATGGACAGGGCGGTTGTTTTCATGAACCTGGCGGATGATCCTGCCATCGAGCGTATCTCAACACCGAGAATGGCGCTGACAGCAGCGGAATACCTTGCTTACGAGAAAGATATGCATATCCTTGTTATTATGACAGATATGACTAATTACTGTGATGCTCTCAGAGAGATAGCCGCTGCCAGGAAAGAAGTTCCCGGAAGGCGGGGTTATCCAGGTTACCTTTACACGGATCTTGCGTCGATCTACGAACGGGCGGGAAGAATCAAGGGCAGAAAAGGATCAATTACACAGATTCCCATTCTTACTATGCCGGAAGATGACAAGACTCATCCTATTCCCGACCTTACCGGCTATATCACCGAGGGTCAGCTGATCCTCAGCAGAGAACTTCATAAGAAGGGTATCTATCCTCCTATGGATGTTATGGAATCTCTTTCGAGACTCAAGGATAAAGGTATTGGCGAGGGAAAAACACGCGGAGACCACGCAGACCTCTTCAACCAGCTCATGGCAGCATACTCGGCCGGGAAAGACGCCAGAGAACTGGCAGTTATCCTTGGCGCGGCCGCATTGAGCCCGCTTGATCAGAAGTACCTGAAATTCGCTGAGGAATATGAAAAGCGTTACATCAGCCAGGGAAACCATGAAAACAGGAATATAGATGAAACTCTTGACCTTGGCTGGGAGCTTCTGAAGCTTCTTCCAAGAGAAGAAATGAAACGAATTGATCCAAAACGTCTTGATAAATACTGGCCTGCTTCCGACAGGAAAAAGACAGAGGGCAGCTGA
- a CDS encoding V-type ATP synthase subunit A, protein MIKGTIDKIAGPLVVADGMKDARMFDLVYVSDYSLIGEIIELKGNRASIQVYEETGGLKPGDPVVATGEPLSVELGPGLLTAIYDGIQRSLDKIREEAGDWITRGISIRGLDHKKEWNFKPVANEGMEVSGGEILGEVPETEVIVHKVMVPPEVKGEITWMIDEGVYNIDTIVAKVKEPSGETRELCMYHNWPVRKPRPVAEKRAPVEPLITGQRVIDAFFPLGKGGTACVPGPFGSGKTVIQHQLAKWADAEIVVYVGCGERGNEMTDVLQEFPELEDPKSGKPLILRTVLVANTSNMPVAAREASVYTGITIGEYFRDMGYSVALMADSTSRWAEAMREMSGRLEEMPGEEGYPAYLGTRIAEFYERAGNVQCIGGDRNGALTVVGAVSPAGGDLSDPVVQATLRVVKVFWSLEAKLAYARHFPAIGWLDSYSLYADNLKEYYNRELGDEWVLMMKEAMALLQREANLMEIARLVGAESLSPEDQLILYTARSLREDFLHQNAFHEVDTYTSITKQKIMMEVIMHTHGEMEKALHAGVYPRELFTLPLKEEINRMRYIHEDNLSDISAIKEHVTSQINGLIEKEQTA, encoded by the coding sequence ATGATAAAGGGAACAATCGATAAGATAGCGGGTCCGCTTGTTGTCGCGGACGGAATGAAAGACGCCAGGATGTTCGACCTGGTCTATGTGTCAGACTACTCTTTGATAGGCGAGATCATCGAACTGAAGGGTAACAGAGCGTCTATTCAGGTGTATGAAGAAACCGGAGGACTTAAACCGGGAGATCCTGTCGTAGCTACAGGAGAACCCCTTTCGGTTGAACTCGGTCCGGGTCTTCTTACGGCGATATACGACGGTATCCAGCGCTCACTGGACAAGATACGCGAAGAAGCGGGAGACTGGATAACAAGAGGAATCAGCATCAGAGGTCTTGATCACAAGAAGGAATGGAATTTCAAGCCTGTTGCAAATGAAGGTATGGAAGTCTCCGGTGGTGAGATATTGGGAGAAGTTCCAGAAACCGAAGTAATTGTGCATAAAGTCATGGTTCCCCCGGAGGTCAAAGGGGAAATTACCTGGATGATAGATGAAGGCGTGTACAATATAGACACTATCGTAGCAAAGGTTAAGGAGCCTTCAGGAGAAACAAGGGAACTTTGCATGTACCATAACTGGCCTGTTCGAAAACCGCGGCCCGTAGCTGAGAAAAGAGCTCCCGTGGAACCTCTTATAACCGGCCAGAGAGTCATTGACGCTTTCTTCCCTCTTGGAAAAGGCGGAACAGCCTGCGTTCCAGGACCGTTCGGCAGTGGAAAGACCGTTATCCAGCACCAGCTCGCCAAGTGGGCTGACGCGGAAATAGTCGTTTACGTCGGATGCGGCGAGCGGGGAAACGAAATGACAGACGTTCTTCAGGAATTCCCTGAACTTGAAGATCCCAAGAGCGGCAAACCACTGATTCTCAGAACAGTACTTGTAGCAAATACAAGCAACATGCCCGTTGCTGCACGAGAGGCAAGCGTTTATACCGGCATAACCATCGGTGAGTATTTCAGGGATATGGGTTATTCGGTTGCTCTGATGGCTGATTCCACAAGCAGGTGGGCAGAAGCGATGAGAGAGATGTCCGGAAGACTCGAAGAAATGCCGGGAGAAGAGGGATATCCCGCATATCTGGGAACGAGGATTGCTGAATTCTACGAACGGGCAGGGAATGTGCAATGTATCGGAGGAGACAGAAACGGAGCCCTTACGGTTGTCGGCGCTGTCAGCCCTGCCGGCGGAGACCTTTCAGACCCGGTTGTACAGGCAACACTCAGGGTTGTTAAGGTCTTCTGGAGCCTGGAGGCAAAACTTGCGTATGCAAGGCACTTCCCGGCTATTGGATGGCTTGACAGCTACTCTCTCTACGCAGACAATCTGAAAGAGTACTACAACAGAGAGCTTGGAGATGAATGGGTTCTGATGATGAAGGAAGCAATGGCCCTTCTACAGCGGGAGGCAAATCTTATGGAAATAGCCCGTCTGGTCGGAGCCGAATCTCTTTCCCCCGAGGACCAGCTGATTCTATACACTGCAAGATCTCTGAGGGAGGATTTCCTTCATCAGAACGCTTTCCATGAAGTTGATACTTATACATCCATCACAAAACAGAAGATCATGATGGAGGTAATAATGCACACACACGGTGAAATGGAAAAGGCACTGCATGCAGGAGTATATCCGAGAGAACTGTTCACCCTGCCTCTGAAAGAGGAAATTAACAGAATGAGATATATCCATGAGGATAATCTCTCCGATATTTCTGCAATCAAAGAACATGTAACTTCACAGATCAACGGTCTGATCGAGAAGGAACAGACCGCCTGA